The following proteins come from a genomic window of Candidatus Protochlamydia phocaeensis:
- a CDS encoding Npt1/Npt2 family nucleotide transporter, with translation MLITSTVFFGAAQVCMNKAYKYSVFDSTREMTFIPLSHECKLKRMAVIDGV, from the coding sequence ATGTTGATCACAAGCACCGTCTTTTTTGGAGCCGCTCAAGTGTGCATGAACAAAGCGTATAAGTACTCTGTTTTTGATTCAACCCGTGAGATGACCTTTATTCCTTTAAGTCATGAATGCAAATTAAAGAGAATGGCAGTCATAGATGGTGTCTGA
- a CDS encoding NTP/NDP exchange transporter, whose translation MSIPESEFGKMRAFFWPIYRHEIKKVVPMMLMLFLICFNYSILRNVKDAVVITAKSSGAEVIPFIKVWVLLPMAVLITLVFTKLSNRFSQEKVFYIIISGFLLFFAIFTYIFYPLRDVLHPHQLSDYLETVLPAGFKGLIAMFRNWSFTIFYVVCELWGSIVLTVLFWGFANEITRIKEARRFYSMLGVVASFAGIIAGVVANLLTNDQSWEQTLNILVLAIILCGCVTMMIFRWMNKHVLVGESFNALHDSNTDEKAPVKGPKKKLSMRESLIYLSNSKYLLCIAALVISYNLVINLVEIVWKDQLRQLYSSTVEYSRYMNSMTSAVGIIATFTSLFMSQLIARFGWTRTALITPVIMLITSAGFFAFMLFRHDLSEPVMSLMGTTPLAIAVFFGAAQVCMSKACKYSVFDSTREMTFIPLSHECKLKGKAVIDGVGSRLGKSGGSLIHQGLLMIFATVSASAPYVAVILMIVIGLWILAVRSLGKQFAALIGEQGREEIGETVTKSTEDVPLQPIKVSS comes from the coding sequence ATGTCCATTCCTGAGTCTGAATTCGGTAAAATGAGAGCTTTTTTCTGGCCCATTTACCGGCATGAAATCAAAAAAGTTGTTCCAATGATGTTGATGCTATTTTTGATTTGTTTCAATTATAGCATTCTACGAAACGTTAAAGATGCTGTGGTTATCACGGCAAAGTCTTCGGGAGCTGAAGTTATTCCGTTTATCAAAGTTTGGGTTCTTCTGCCCATGGCCGTCCTCATTACGTTGGTATTTACTAAGCTATCCAACCGCTTCAGCCAAGAAAAAGTCTTTTATATCATTATTTCTGGATTTTTGCTTTTCTTTGCCATTTTTACTTATATTTTTTATCCTCTTCGCGATGTTTTGCATCCGCATCAATTATCCGATTATTTGGAGACGGTTTTACCTGCGGGCTTTAAAGGGCTGATCGCCATGTTCCGCAATTGGTCGTTCACAATCTTCTATGTGGTTTGCGAATTATGGGGAAGCATTGTTTTGACCGTTTTATTCTGGGGATTCGCCAATGAAATCACGCGCATTAAGGAAGCGCGCCGTTTTTATAGCATGCTAGGGGTCGTGGCCAGCTTTGCCGGGATTATTGCAGGCGTAGTGGCCAATTTGTTGACCAATGATCAAAGCTGGGAGCAGACGCTTAACATTCTTGTTTTGGCAATTATCCTGTGTGGTTGTGTAACCATGATGATTTTCCGCTGGATGAATAAGCATGTCTTAGTAGGCGAAAGCTTTAATGCCCTCCATGATTCCAATACTGATGAGAAGGCACCTGTTAAAGGGCCTAAGAAAAAGCTGTCTATGCGCGAAAGCTTGATTTATTTATCCAATTCTAAATACTTGCTCTGTATTGCCGCTTTAGTGATCTCTTATAATCTTGTCATTAACTTGGTAGAAATTGTCTGGAAAGATCAGTTAAGACAGCTTTATTCCTCTACTGTTGAATATAGCCGCTATATGAATTCCATGACATCGGCTGTCGGGATCATTGCTACCTTCACCTCGCTCTTTATGTCGCAATTGATCGCTCGCTTTGGCTGGACTCGCACGGCTTTAATTACCCCTGTCATTATGCTGATCACAAGCGCCGGCTTTTTTGCCTTTATGCTGTTCCGTCACGATCTATCAGAGCCTGTCATGAGCTTAATGGGGACTACTCCTCTGGCGATAGCCGTCTTTTTTGGAGCCGCTCAAGTGTGCATGAGCAAAGCGTGTAAGTACTCTGTTTTTGATTCAACCCGCGAGATGACCTTTATTCCTTTAAGTCATGAATGCAAATTGAAGGGAAAGGCAGTCATAGATGGTGTCGGATCGCGTCTGGGCAAGTCTGGCGGATCTCTAATTCACCAAGGCCTACTGATGATCTTTGCCACAGTCAGTGCAAGCGCCCCTTATGTGGCTGTCATTTTAATGATTGTCATCGGCCTCTGGATCTTGGCTGTCCGCTCGTTGGGCAAGCAATTTGCCGCATTGATTGGCGAACAAGGGCGCGAAGAGATAGGCGAGACAGTGACGAAATCTACTGAAGATGTTCCTCTTCAGCCAATTAAGGTGTCTTCTTAA
- a CDS encoding NTP/NDP exchange transporter, protein MSETPTASPEFSPWRSYLWPVHHYELKKLIPMLFIFFFISFDYNVLRTLKDSLLITAKSSGAEVIPFVKVWAMFPGAILMTLLFTWLSNRLPREKVFYIIISIFLAYFFVFTFVLYPIRDFIHPHATADKLETLLPMGFKGFVAMFRYWTFTIFYVMSELWGSSVLFVLFWGFANQVTKISEAKRFYGLFGVGANFSGIFAGQASVYCCNYTRQGGSFPLGEDPWHQSLILMVSLILIAGGIALALFRWMNVEVLTDRRYYDPSSVKTEGEVQGKLSLRQSLSYLLHSKYLLCIAAVVISYNLIINLTEVIWKHQVRELYPNPSDYTLYMNHIVSIIGVVATLSSLFVSGNAIRKFGWTFTALLTPMVLLLTSIGFFTFFFMKRVSPDMVVSLLGFTPLALVVFFGSAQNVLSRGAKYSVFDATKEMAFVPLSPESKLIGKAAIDGVCSRLGKSGGSVVHQSLLLLFSTLSTSAPYVAVVLLAVLVVWVVAIRLLGKQFNELTAQLENNANSAAIPTITPIRPTVDVLSEHTLLKEKQAV, encoded by the coding sequence ATGTCAGAGACACCAACGGCGTCCCCTGAATTTAGTCCGTGGCGGAGCTATTTATGGCCCGTTCATCACTATGAGCTTAAAAAACTCATCCCAATGTTGTTTATTTTTTTCTTTATTTCCTTTGATTACAACGTTCTAAGAACTTTAAAAGATTCTCTTCTTATTACAGCTAAGTCATCTGGAGCCGAGGTTATTCCCTTTGTCAAAGTATGGGCAATGTTTCCCGGCGCTATTTTAATGACGCTTCTGTTTACTTGGCTTTCCAATCGTTTGCCAAGAGAAAAAGTCTTCTACATTATTATTTCAATCTTTTTAGCTTATTTCTTTGTATTTACTTTTGTTCTTTATCCTATCCGGGATTTTATTCATCCTCATGCCACAGCCGATAAATTAGAGACTCTTCTTCCGATGGGATTTAAGGGTTTTGTAGCGATGTTTCGCTACTGGACATTTACGATTTTTTACGTCATGTCCGAACTATGGGGAAGCTCTGTTTTATTTGTGTTATTTTGGGGATTTGCCAATCAAGTCACCAAGATTAGCGAAGCGAAGCGCTTTTATGGATTATTTGGTGTAGGTGCGAATTTTTCAGGAATTTTTGCAGGGCAGGCCTCTGTTTATTGTTGCAACTATACGCGGCAAGGCGGGAGTTTTCCCTTAGGCGAGGATCCTTGGCATCAATCTTTGATCTTAATGGTTTCTCTTATTTTGATTGCAGGGGGAATTGCACTCGCTCTCTTCCGCTGGATGAACGTTGAAGTATTGACAGATAGGCGCTATTATGATCCGTCTTCTGTTAAAACGGAAGGCGAAGTGCAGGGAAAATTATCTTTAAGGCAAAGCCTTTCTTATCTCTTGCACTCTAAATATCTTCTCTGCATCGCAGCCGTTGTCATCTCTTATAATTTGATTATCAATTTGACCGAAGTCATTTGGAAGCACCAAGTGCGAGAACTTTATCCCAATCCCAGTGATTATACCCTCTACATGAATCACATTGTATCTATCATTGGAGTTGTGGCGACCTTAAGCTCTCTATTCGTCTCAGGCAATGCGATTCGCAAATTTGGATGGACGTTTACAGCTCTGCTCACACCCATGGTCTTGCTGCTGACAAGCATAGGATTTTTTACCTTCTTCTTTATGAAAAGGGTTTCGCCCGATATGGTTGTCTCTTTGCTCGGCTTTACTCCGCTGGCTCTGGTTGTTTTCTTTGGGTCTGCCCAAAACGTCTTAAGCCGAGGAGCCAAATATTCTGTTTTTGATGCGACTAAAGAAATGGCTTTTGTCCCTTTAAGTCCCGAATCAAAGTTAATCGGCAAAGCCGCTATCGACGGCGTTTGTTCGCGATTGGGTAAATCGGGCGGATCTGTTGTTCATCAGAGCTTACTTCTTCTCTTCTCAACTCTCTCGACAAGCGCCCCTTATGTTGCAGTCGTATTGTTGGCAGTCCTTGTCGTTTGGGTAGTGGCAATTCGCTTGTTAGGAAAACAGTTTAATGAATTGACTGCACAATTGGAAAACAATGCAAATTCGGCAGCGATACCTACCATTACGCCTATTAGACCTACAGTAGATGTATTATCTGAACATACCCTTTTGAAAGAAAAGCAAGCAGTATAA
- a CDS encoding phosphoglycerate kinase — protein MAQKLSIKDLDLAGKKVLIRVDFNVPLENGTITDDTRIRASLPTIQYVLNQGGSAILMSHLGRPKGKPDPQFSLAPCAKRLSELLKRPVQMAPDCCGPTVEKMAHDLQPGDVLLLENLRFHKGEEKPEEEPTFASALSELGEVYVNDAFGSAHRAHASTTTIAQFFPGRAAAGFLMEKEIAYLGSTLLNPRRPFCAVLGGAKISTKFKVIEAFIQKADVLLIGGAMAYTFFKSENIPIGDSLYEEDFINVARELLEVDTQSRCRILLPTDVVIARQIDPQAETRIVRVQEGIPEGYQGVDIGPETIQRYISELNKAATIFWNGPLGIFECPPFAKGTQEIAKAMANLSATTIVGGGDSVAAVEQAGVADRMSHISTGGGASLEYIEFGKLPGVEALTDKQATAKTTK, from the coding sequence ATGGCGCAAAAGCTTTCCATCAAAGATTTAGATTTAGCAGGCAAAAAGGTATTGATTCGCGTAGATTTTAATGTGCCTTTGGAAAATGGGACTATTACAGATGATACGCGGATTCGGGCATCCTTACCAACGATTCAATATGTTTTGAACCAAGGTGGATCGGCTATTTTAATGAGTCATTTAGGCCGTCCGAAGGGCAAGCCTGATCCACAGTTTTCGCTAGCTCCTTGTGCGAAACGCTTATCAGAGCTTCTAAAGCGGCCGGTCCAAATGGCCCCTGATTGCTGTGGTCCAACAGTTGAAAAGATGGCGCATGATCTTCAACCGGGCGATGTGCTTTTATTAGAGAATTTGCGTTTTCATAAAGGCGAAGAAAAGCCAGAGGAAGAACCGACCTTTGCCAGCGCTTTATCGGAACTGGGAGAGGTATATGTAAATGATGCTTTTGGAAGTGCTCATCGAGCGCATGCCTCTACCACAACTATCGCACAATTCTTTCCCGGGCGAGCAGCTGCCGGTTTTTTAATGGAGAAGGAGATAGCCTATCTAGGATCCACTCTGCTGAATCCTCGCAGGCCATTTTGCGCCGTTCTGGGCGGAGCTAAAATTTCTACCAAATTCAAAGTAATTGAAGCGTTCATTCAGAAGGCCGACGTCCTTTTAATCGGGGGAGCCATGGCCTATACCTTTTTTAAATCAGAAAATATTCCCATTGGAGATTCGCTTTACGAAGAGGATTTTATTAATGTTGCCCGCGAGCTATTAGAAGTCGATACGCAATCGCGCTGCCGCATTTTGCTTCCCACCGATGTGGTTATTGCGCGCCAAATTGATCCTCAGGCTGAGACGAGAATTGTACGAGTCCAAGAGGGCATTCCGGAGGGATATCAGGGAGTCGATATAGGTCCTGAAACAATTCAGCGTTATATAAGCGAATTAAACAAAGCAGCAACAATTTTTTGGAACGGCCCTTTGGGTATATTCGAATGTCCGCCTTTTGCTAAAGGAACGCAAGAAATAGCCAAGGCAATGGCCAATTTATCGGCAACAACCATTGTCGGAGGTGGAGATTCGGTTGCTGCTGTTGAACAGGCGGGAGTAGCTGATCGGATGAGTCATATTTCTACGGGAGGAGGAGCGTCCTTGGAGTACATTGAATTTGGTAAGTTACCGGGAGTTGAGGCGTTAACAGATAAACAAGCGACTGCAAAGACAACTAAATAA
- the pdxH gene encoding pyridoxamine 5'-phosphate oxidase gives MLDIHKLRQDYQLRSLDLPDLDPDPIKQFEQWFQEALHAHVLEPNAMTLATASLQAAPSCRTMLLKAIDTGFIFFTNYESRKGRELDENPQASLGFLWKELERQVIIEGCAEKLSRQESERYFLSRPRGSQLGAWASHQSQVIPSRSALEEAFEHVNKEYEGKIIPLPPYWGGYRLLPKRFEFWQGRHNRLHDRLSYKLINQIWTIERLAP, from the coding sequence ATGCTAGATATTCATAAATTAAGGCAAGACTATCAATTGCGTTCCTTGGATTTACCCGACCTTGATCCTGATCCCATTAAGCAATTTGAACAATGGTTTCAGGAGGCTTTACACGCCCATGTACTGGAACCCAATGCCATGACTCTGGCCACAGCCTCTCTTCAAGCCGCTCCTTCTTGCCGTACAATGCTGCTAAAAGCCATTGATACGGGTTTTATTTTTTTTACAAATTATGAAAGCCGAAAAGGAAGGGAGCTTGATGAAAATCCCCAAGCCAGCCTAGGCTTTCTTTGGAAAGAATTGGAAAGGCAAGTCATCATTGAAGGATGCGCCGAAAAGCTTTCCCGCCAAGAATCCGAAAGGTATTTCCTTTCTCGTCCTCGTGGCAGCCAGCTAGGCGCTTGGGCTTCCCATCAAAGCCAGGTTATTCCTTCCCGCTCTGCTTTAGAAGAAGCCTTTGAACATGTAAACAAGGAATATGAAGGCAAAATCATTCCTCTTCCTCCCTACTGGGGCGGCTATCGCCTATTGCCAAAACGTTTTGAATTTTGGCAAGGCCGCCACAATCGCTTGCATGATCGCCTGAGCTACAAACTTATCAATCAAATTTGGACAATTGAACGACTGGCCCCTTAG
- a CDS encoding zeta toxin family protein: protein MITPSFNSKPEKEDSLPVSGKKNQYQAKAKERLYYLNKIKHLFSDSLRNSSVSHSWMGQSGGLEPELDASLFLPAKESPILLTGNVPPVQDLISNMQSKISAHVQFMLETVRTSQLAKRLNAAHELDPAFLCSDEEEKALNPLLDQELQKAEPFDLAAFLIGPQAASKEAAAANELILDQAISFIQNQVRELRQKDNLPPEKAYKKLIGMLDKYDDHANAQHALQADFVPQSTFVLRSALLLASQQEGVNLQSWMVYTKSGKPDYKHLWPFLDNWKNWVPEAQAAMAKFSEITLIKAKRMAEVSLESKVILLKGGFGAGKTRLASQLMGKKAGGVIAPDLGKRVVRRAMETVPHASAHIQGSQLAYKLFDEMIAKQQGTIVYDSSLSRADDVKNYLQKCKEAGKKMVIYDVCRHDMARVLSVLKRDVGGDDPRIPPDFIIRSAIQDKLNRVECMRTILEDKTKEAALQPEYHFIGGDKEGWDTQEVLILSSNGDIQLKQPEAKDRLLLEGIKLEDNKLTFLSNEEELANYFQSQFEQPVKEVMQQLSLIEQAALFTEFQRRKLPLKTGDISDATSFYEALPASIQAVLPQKAVEEAFSSLTKEKREAFFKSLKTTPALSYLDLPLRAALIIHHNLQRDPWK from the coding sequence ATGATTACTCCTTCTTTTAATTCAAAACCCGAGAAAGAAGACTCTCTCCCTGTTTCAGGAAAGAAGAATCAATATCAGGCTAAAGCGAAAGAAAGGCTTTATTATTTAAATAAAATTAAGCATCTCTTCAGCGATTCATTACGGAATTCGAGTGTTAGTCATTCCTGGATGGGGCAATCGGGAGGTTTAGAACCCGAACTAGATGCTTCGCTTTTCTTGCCTGCGAAGGAGTCCCCTATTCTCCTGACTGGAAATGTGCCACCGGTTCAAGATCTCATTTCAAACATGCAGTCCAAAATAAGCGCGCATGTTCAATTCATGCTAGAGACAGTCCGCACTAGCCAGCTGGCCAAGCGATTAAATGCAGCTCATGAGCTTGATCCGGCTTTCCTTTGCTCCGATGAAGAAGAAAAAGCGTTGAATCCTCTTCTTGATCAGGAATTGCAAAAAGCAGAGCCATTTGATCTTGCCGCTTTTTTAATCGGCCCACAGGCAGCGTCGAAGGAAGCGGCGGCGGCAAATGAGTTAATTCTCGACCAAGCGATTTCCTTTATCCAGAATCAAGTGAGGGAACTGAGGCAAAAAGACAACCTTCCTCCCGAGAAAGCCTATAAAAAACTGATTGGAATGCTCGATAAATATGACGACCATGCGAATGCGCAACATGCCCTTCAAGCCGATTTTGTTCCTCAAAGCACGTTTGTTTTGCGCTCAGCCCTTTTGCTTGCTAGCCAGCAAGAAGGCGTGAATCTTCAATCTTGGATGGTATATACCAAAAGCGGCAAGCCAGACTATAAACACTTATGGCCTTTTTTGGATAACTGGAAAAACTGGGTTCCCGAGGCTCAAGCCGCCATGGCCAAATTCTCTGAAATCACTCTTATTAAAGCTAAGCGCATGGCTGAAGTAAGTTTGGAAAGTAAAGTGATCTTATTGAAAGGCGGCTTCGGAGCAGGGAAAACCCGTTTGGCTAGTCAATTGATGGGAAAAAAAGCCGGAGGAGTAATCGCTCCCGATCTAGGCAAACGGGTTGTCAGACGGGCCATGGAAACCGTGCCCCATGCCTCTGCTCACATTCAAGGCTCCCAGCTTGCCTATAAACTTTTTGACGAAATGATTGCTAAGCAGCAAGGCACAATCGTTTATGATTCTTCGCTAAGCCGAGCAGACGATGTCAAGAATTACCTGCAAAAATGCAAGGAAGCCGGCAAGAAAATGGTCATCTATGACGTCTGCCGGCACGACATGGCGCGGGTCCTTTCCGTCTTGAAGAGAGACGTAGGAGGGGACGATCCGCGCATTCCGCCAGATTTTATCATCCGGTCTGCGATTCAAGATAAACTCAATCGCGTTGAATGCATGAGAACCATTTTAGAAGACAAGACTAAAGAGGCAGCTCTTCAGCCCGAATATCACTTTATAGGCGGCGATAAAGAGGGATGGGATACGCAAGAAGTCCTCATCTTAAGCTCCAATGGAGATATTCAGCTTAAACAGCCAGAGGCTAAGGACAGGCTTCTCCTAGAAGGCATTAAGCTAGAAGATAATAAACTGACTTTTTTGTCGAACGAAGAAGAACTGGCTAACTATTTTCAAAGCCAATTTGAGCAACCCGTCAAAGAAGTCATGCAGCAGCTCTCCCTGATAGAACAAGCTGCTCTTTTTACTGAGTTTCAAAGACGCAAGCTTCCTTTAAAGACCGGAGACATTTCGGACGCAACTAGTTTTTACGAAGCACTTCCGGCCTCCATTCAAGCGGTCTTGCCTCAAAAAGCAGTGGAAGAAGCCTTTAGTTCTTTGACAAAAGAGAAGAGAGAAGCTTTTTTCAAATCGCTTAAGACAACTCCTGCTCTCTCTTACTTAGATCTTCCTTTACGAGCCGCTTTAATTATCCATCATAATTTGCAAAGAGATCCGTGGAAATAA